A section of the Terriglobia bacterium genome encodes:
- the fsa gene encoding fructose-6-phosphate aldolase: MKFFLDTANLNEIREAAALGILDGVTTNPSLVAKEGKPFKEQILDICKIVNGPVNAEVIATDAGTMCKEAQDYATWHKNIVVKLPTTREGLKACKCLSEQGIRTNLTLCFSANQGLLVAKAGATYVSPFLGRLDDIGHVGMDLVRQLLTIYKNYDYKTQVLAASLRHPLHVIDAALAGAHVATMPAKVLDQMFKHPLTDIGLANFLKDWEKLPKKSQK; this comes from the coding sequence ATGAAATTCTTTTTGGATACCGCCAATCTGAACGAGATCCGCGAAGCCGCCGCGCTGGGCATCCTGGACGGCGTCACCACCAATCCGTCGCTGGTGGCCAAGGAAGGCAAGCCGTTCAAAGAGCAGATCCTGGACATCTGCAAGATCGTGAACGGGCCGGTGAATGCCGAGGTGATCGCGACCGATGCCGGCACCATGTGCAAGGAAGCGCAGGACTATGCCACCTGGCACAAGAACATCGTGGTCAAGCTGCCCACCACGCGCGAGGGGCTGAAGGCGTGCAAGTGCCTCTCCGAGCAGGGCATCCGCACCAACCTGACGCTCTGCTTCTCAGCCAACCAGGGCTTGCTGGTGGCCAAGGCGGGCGCCACCTATGTGAGCCCCTTCCTGGGGCGCCTGGATGACATCGGCCACGTGGGTATGGACCTGGTGCGGCAACTGCTGACCATCTACAAGAACTACGACTACAAGACGCAGGTGCTGGCGGCTTCGCTGCGCCATCCGCTGCACGTGATCGACGCCGCGCTGGCCGGCGCGCACGTCGCCACCATGCCCGCCAAGGTGCTCGACCAGATGTTCAAGCACCCCCTGACCGACATCGGACTGGCGAACTTCCTGAAGGATTGGGAGAAGCTGCCCAAAAAAAGTCAGAAGTAG
- a CDS encoding fumarylacetoacetate hydrolase family protein, whose translation MRYCRFLEPNGIHYGFVETKAGHETVFPFGYGPPEEHWALSLTEPRSLQELRLLPPVRPSKIVCVGRNYREHAKELGNPVPEELLTFLKPPSTVIGPGERIVRPSMSQRVDHEGELAIVIGKTCRNLRRDDDVRPYIRGFTCANDVTARDIQKKDTQWTRGKGFDTFCPVGPIVTDEIDPWAGVQVQTRVNDQLRQDANTRQFIFSIEEILRYITRVMTLFPGDLIPTGTPAGVGQLQAGDTVEVRVEGIGSLANPVVDEKLDV comes from the coding sequence GTCGATTTCTGGAACCGAATGGCATTCACTACGGGTTTGTGGAAACGAAGGCCGGCCACGAGACGGTGTTTCCCTTTGGCTATGGCCCTCCGGAAGAGCATTGGGCGTTGTCACTCACGGAACCTCGATCCCTACAGGAGCTCAGGCTTCTCCCGCCAGTCCGCCCATCGAAGATCGTCTGTGTGGGACGCAACTACCGCGAGCACGCCAAGGAGCTGGGCAATCCCGTACCGGAAGAGCTGCTCACGTTCCTGAAGCCGCCCTCAACTGTGATCGGGCCAGGAGAGCGCATCGTGCGGCCCAGCATGTCGCAACGCGTGGACCACGAGGGCGAGCTGGCCATCGTGATCGGCAAGACGTGCCGCAACCTGCGCCGCGACGACGACGTGCGCCCATACATCCGGGGCTTCACCTGCGCCAACGACGTCACCGCGCGCGACATCCAGAAGAAAGACACCCAGTGGACCCGCGGCAAGGGCTTCGACACCTTCTGCCCGGTGGGGCCCATCGTCACCGACGAGATCGATCCCTGGGCGGGCGTGCAGGTGCAGACGCGCGTCAACGACCAGCTTCGGCAAGACGCCAACACGCGACAGTTCATCTTCTCCATCGAAGAGATCCTGCGCTACATCACGCGGGTCATGACGCTGTTCCCGGGAGACCTTATTCCCACCGGCACTCCCGCCGGCGTGGGACAGTTGCAGGCCGGGGACACGGTCGAAGTCAGGGTGGAAGGGATCGGGTCGCTTGCAAATCCGGTGGTGGATGAAAAGTTGGATGTGTGA